A window from Rhinolophus sinicus isolate RSC01 linkage group LG01, ASM3656204v1, whole genome shotgun sequence encodes these proteins:
- the LOC109459964 gene encoding calcipressin-1 translates to MKLYFAQTLHIGSSHLALLNPDKQFLISPPASPPVGWKQVEDATPAINYDLVYAISKLGPGEKNELHAATDTIPSVVVHVCEIDQENQEEDEMERMKRPKPKIIQTRRPEYTPIHLS, encoded by the coding sequence atgaaattatattttgctCAGACTCTGCACATAGGGAGTTCACACCTGGCTCTCCTAAATCCAGACAAGCAGTTTCTGATCTCTCCTCCCGCCTCTCCTCCCGTTGGTTGGAAACAAGTGGAAGACGCTACTCCTGCCATAAATTATGATCTTGTATACGCTATCTCCAAGCTAGGGCCAGGGGAAAAGAATGAATTACACGCGGCAACCGACACCATTCCCAGTGTGGTGGTCCACGTATGTGAGATTGATCAGGAGAACCAGGAAGAAGATGAGATGGAAAGAATGAAGAGACCCAAACCCAAAATTATCCAGACCAGAAGGCCGGAGTACACGCCCATCCACTTAAGCTGA